TGTGGAGCACATCGCCGACGATGGTGATCCGTCGGCCTTCCAGGTCGCGCCCCATGCCCGCGTCACGGCCTACGAGGCGGCGGCGCATCGTGAAGGCGTCCAGCAGGGCCTGGGTGGGGTGCTCGTGCGTGCCGTCGCCCGCGTTGACCACGGCCCCGTCGATCCAGCCCGAGTTCGCGAGCCGGTAGGGGGCGCCTGATGCGTGGTGACGGATGACGACGGCGTCGGCGCCCATCGCCTCCAGGGTCAGCGCGGTGTCCTTGAGCGACTCGCCCTTGGAGACCGAGGAACCCTTGGCGGAGAAGTTGATGACATCGGCGGACAGCCTCTTGGCGGCGGCCTCGAAGGAGATCCGGGTACGGGTCGAGTCCTCGAAGAAGAGATTGACGACGGTACGTCCGCGCAGGGTGGGCAGCTTCTTGATCGGCCGGTCGGCGACCCGGGCCATCTCCTCGGCGGTGTCGAGGACCAGGACGGCGTCATCACGGGTGAGGTCGGCGGCCGAGATGAGGTGGCGCTTCATCTGGGTGTGCTCCGATGTGTGGCGGTATACGGGGCGGGCGCGCGGGCGCGCCGCGGGGCACTTCGTCCGGGGCCGGGCAGGCTGCCGCTCAGCGCCCGGACCGTGCGCGGGGGCTACTGCCGACCGGCAGGGGTGGCCTCGCCCGTGCCGAGCAGCACGGTGTCGCGACCGTCCTCCTCCGCGAGCTGTACCTTGACCGTCTCCCGCAGCGACGTGGGGAGGTTCTTCCCGACGTAGTCGGCGCGGATGGGCAATTCCCGGTGGCCCCGGTCGACGAGCACGGCGAGCTGGACCGCGCGCGGCCGGCCGATGTCGTTCAGCGCGTCGAGGGCCGCGCGGATGGTGCGCCCGGAGAAGAGGACGTCGTCCACGAGGACGACCAGACGGCCGTCGATGCCGGCTGCCGGAATATCCGTGCGCGCGAGAGCGCGAGCGGGGCGAAGCCGCAGGTCATCGCGGTACATGGTGATATCGAGCGAGCCCACGGGGACGGTACGTCCGGTGATCTCGGCGAGCTTGCCGGCGAGTCGGCGGGCAAGATGGATCCCGCGCGTCGGGATGCCGAGGAGCACCACGTCTTCGGCGCCCTTGGCGCGTTCGACAATCTCGTGTGCGATGCGGGTCAGTACCCGCGCGATGTCGGGGCCCTCGAGAACGGGGCGCGCGCCATCAGAGCTGTGTGCGTCCATAAGAAACGGACCTCCTTCTCCGCCTCACGGGACGGACCTTAAAGGACGTCGGATTGTGCGTAGTCCACGGTACCAGGGGCCGATGGGTGCCCTGGTCACACCCCTCGGGAGGGTCGCACGGACCTTTCGGCTTGACGCAGCCAAATCACGCTGCGTAACCTCACAGTGAGTGACCAGCCGCGCGGCCGAGCCGCACGTCGATTCAGTGTCCGGGGAGCTATATGTCCAGCGAATACGCAAAGCAGCTCGGGGCCAAGCTCCGCGCCATCCGCACCCAGCAGGGGCTCTCGCTCCACGGGGTGGAGGAGAAGTCCCAGGGCCGCTGGAAGGCCGTTGTCGTCGGGTCCTACGAGCGGGGCGACCGCGCTGTGACCGTGCAGCGCCTGGCCGAGCTGGCGGACTTCTACGGTGTCCCGGTGCAGGAGCTCCTTCCGGGTACCACGCCCGGCGGGGCCGCCGAGCCTCCGCCGAAGCTCGTGCTCGACCTGGAGCGCCTGGCGCACGTCCCCGCAGAGAAGGCGGGGCCGCTCCAGCGCTATGCCGCCACCATCCAGAGCCAGCGCGGTGACTACAACGGCAAGGTGCTGTCGATCCGCCAGGACGACCTGCGCACGCTTGCCGTGATCTACGACCAGTCGCCCTCGGTCCTGACCGAGCAGCTCATCAGCTGGGGTGTGCTGGACGCAGACGCGCGGCGTGCCGTGGCGCACGAGGAGGGCTGACGCCCGCCTGCAGAAACGTGACACCGGGCCGGGGGGACGTTCCCTACCGGCCCGGTGGCGTTTCCGCTTCCACTGGCAGCACCGTCCCTGGTGCCCATGGGACGGTGCCCGGAGGCCCCGCGGTGCTCCCGCGTTCCGCGGGCGGGCCGCGGCCGTGGACAGGCCCGGGTTCCGCCGTGCTCTGAAACGCGCTGATGCCGAAGGCCCCCAGTACGAGTACTGGGGGCCTTCGGCATCAGCTGCTACGCCTCGCGGCGCAGGCTCGGCTTGAGGTCCTTCATACGGGCGAGGAGGCCGTTCACGAACGAGGGGGACTCGTCCGTGGAGAACTCCTTGGCCAGCTGGACCGCCTCGTCGATCACGACCGCGTCGGGAGTCTCGTCCACCCACACCAGCTCGTAGGCACCGAGCCGCAGGATGTTGCGGTCGACCACCGGCATACGGTCGAGCGTCCAGCCGACGGCGTAGGTGGCGATGAGCTCGTCGATACGGTCCGCGTGCTTCGCGTACCCCTCGACCAGTTCCATCGTGTACTCACTGACCGGCGGCTGACGATCGTCGGTCCGCGCGTGCCGGATCCAGTCGGCGAGGACGGTCTGCACGGAGGCCCCGCGCTGGTCGGCCTCGAAGAGGATCTGGAAGGCGCGCTTGCGGGCCTTGTTACGAGCGGCCACGGTTAGCTGTTCACCCGGCCGAGGTAGTCGCCGGAACGGGTGTCGACCTTGATCTTCTCGCCGGTGGTGATGAAGAGCGGCACCTGGATGGTGTAACCGGTCTCCAGGGTGGCGGGCTTGGTGCCACCGGTGGAGCGGTCACCCTGGACGCCCGGCTCGGTCTCCTGGATGACGAGCTCGACCGCGGCCGGGAGCTCGACGTAGAGCACCTCGCCCTCGTGCGTGGCCACGGTGGCGGTGAAGCCCTCGATGAGGAAGTTGGCGGCATCGCCGACGGCGGCGCGGGCGACGTGCAGCTGATCGTACGTCTGCATGTCCATGAACACGAAGTACTCGCCGTCCATGTACGAGAACTGCATGTCGCGGCGGTCGACGGTGGCCGTCTCGACCTTGATGCCGGCGTTGAAGGTCTTGTCGACGATCTTGCCGGACAGCACGTTCTTGAGCTTGGTGCGCACGAAGGCCGGGCCCTTGCCGGGCTTGACGTGCTGGAACTCGACGACGGACCAGAGCTGGTCGTTGTCGAGCTTGAGCACCATGCCGTTCTTGAGGTCGTTCGTGGTGGCCACGGTTGCGGAATCTCCTGGACTGACGCTGGTGGACGACCCAGGAGTGCGAAGCTTCGCGCTAGAGCGCGAGCAGCTCCTTGGTCGTGATGGTGAGTAGCTCGGGTCCGCCGTCCGCCTCCTGGCGCACGACGAGCGTGTCATCGATCCGGACCCCGCCCCGGCCCGGGAGGTGGACCCCCGGTTCGACGGTGACCGGCACACAAGCGTCCAGTTTACCCATGGCCGCAGGGGCCAGCTGCGGGTCCTCGTCGATTTCGAGTCCGACGCCGTGCCCGATCCACGGTGTGAGGCCGTCGGCGTGGCCCGCGGCGTTGAGTACCTGCCGGGCCGCACGGTCCACGTCGCGGAACGCGGCTCCGGGCGTCAGAGCCTCGCGCCCGGCCCGTTGAGCGGCGAAAACGAGGTCGTAGAGCTCGATCTGCCAGTCCGCCGGGGTGGTTCCGATGACAAAGGTACGGCCGATCTCACAACGGTAGCCGCGGTAGTTGGCGCCGAGGCAGACGGACAGGAAATCACCTTCCTCGACCCTCCGGTCGGAGGGGCGGTGCCCGCTCAGTCCGGCGTTGGGCCCGGTGGCGACGGAAGTGGGGAAGGCCGGGCCGTCGGCGCCGTGGTCCACGAGGCGCCGCTCCAGTTCCAGCGCGAGATGCCGCTCGGTACGGCCCACGAGGATCGATTCCAGGAGTTCCCCGAGGGCCTGGTCGGCGATCTCGGCGGCGATCCTGATACAGGCGATCTCTTCCTCGTCCTTGACCATCCGCTGCTGCTCGACCGCGCCGCCCAGGTCGCACAGGTGCAGCTGGGAGGCGACGGAGCCCAGGGCGCGATGCCTTGCGACGGTGAGGTGATGCTCCTCGACGGCCAGGGAGTCGGCACCGGCGGCGCGGGCGGCCTGTGCTGCCGCCACCGCGGGATCGGTGTCGTCGGCGGACAGCACGGTCTGCCGCATCGACTCGTCGAGCCTGCCTTCCGACGCGTCACCCGAAGGGGTGCCGGGGCAGACGAGCGTGTCGTCACAGGGCCCTTCCGGACCGAGCAGCAGTACGGCACCCGGGGGCGCGGCCCCTGCGAGATACCGGACATTGGCAGGCCGCGACACCAGCGCCGCGGCGCTTCCCGCGGCCGCGAACCTGTCCCGCAGCCGCCCTCGACGGGCAGCGAACACCTCGGACATGACACGAGCGTAAGAGCCCTGCCGCGATTCGGCCGGTCGAGCGCGGCCGTGCGGGGTGCCGGCGACGGTGGCACCCGCGGGTCGAGCACCGCCGCCCGGGGTGAGGGGTGCGGTGGCGCCTCCGGCGTCGAGCGCCCGGCGTCCCGCTCCGTCGCATGTCACTTTCACCCTTTCGGCCCAGTGGCGGGTGCTTCCCGGCTCCTGTTCCACCTGGGCCCGGAATTCCACCTAGGGAGCGGCGGCAGGCGTGGTGGCCGCAGACGGCCGGGCGGCCGGCAGCAGGTGGGCCAGACCCTCACCACCGTGCTCCTGGAGCTCAAGCGGGTCGCGGATCACGCCTCGGCGACCGTGCGCGACGAGCTGCACCAGGTCCAGGAGACCACCCGCGCCGGCCTGGACGAGATCCGCCGCATCGCCCGCGCCCTGCTCATCGGTGCTGAACTATCCGTCGGCCGCAGCCCCTACGCCGGGCGGCCCGGGGCACCCCCGCCCGCACGGCAGCCAGGACCACGGCCGCGACCGCCTACCAGGCGGGAGGGCTCGCCAGCGCCCGGGCCAGGACCTCGTCCAGCACTCTGGACGTGGTCTCGACGTCGTAGTTCGAGTTGTCGATGATCGGCAGGCCCGAGCCGTACCACCCGGCCATCCGGCCGTGGATGCCGGCCACCTCCTCATCGGAGAGACGCCGGTTCCCGCTGCGCTCCGCATTGCGTTCGAGTACCACGTCGAGACCGGGCAGCAGGACCACCGGCAGCAGACCCGGGCCGACATGGCGCTTCCAGCCACCGAGGCCGACGACCGGGCGGTCCGGGAACACGGCGTCGTCGAGTATGCAGGAGATGCCGTTGGCCAGGAAGTTGCGCGCGGCGAATCCGCAGGTGCGGCGGGCGAGGCGGTATTGAGCCTCGGACCGGTCGTCCCAGCCGGACTGGGGGTCGGCGAAGCCGGAGCAGACCCATTCGCGGACGTCGTCCAGGCTGATGTGGGCGGTCGGCACCCGGCGGCTCGACGCCCAGTGGCGGGCCACCGTCGTCTTGCCGGCGCCGGCCGGCCCGATGAGCAGCACGGCGAGCATCGCGGAGCCGGTGCCGCTGTCCTGCGGCACGGACCGGGGCAGGGTCACGGGCCCACCGGGTGGCAGCCGGAGATGTCCCGTGCTGTCCGGCGGCGCCGCGGGGACCGACGGATGGCCGGGCTGAGCGGGAGCGGTCCAGCCGGGCGCGGGCGGGATCTGCGGCGCCGACCGGGCACCCTGGCTCGGCCCACCCGGGTGCCCGGTCGGCGGGTTCTGGGGCGTTGGGCCGGCAGGCGGTGCCGAGACCCCGTGGGGCGGCGGGCCCGAAGGCGGGGCGACCGGGTGCGGGGGCCTCGGCGGCGGGGCAGGGTGCCGAGCCTGCTGCCGGTACCCCCATGCGGTCGGCCCGCCTGCGGGCCCCGATCCGCCTGGCGGCAGTGGAGCCCCCCCTGCGTCGTGCATCCGGTGCCACTCCGTCTCGTACGAGTTCATGCTGGTCGGGCGGCAGTTGACCGGCCCGGATCGAACCGTACCCTCCCCTGCCTCCACGGGGGCAACGCCCGGGACCGGTACTGAGTGCCCGGAGCGGCCCGCCTCAGCCGCCGAGTTCGTCCGCGAGCGCCCGCAGAGCCAGCCGATACGAGCCGATCCCGAATCCCGCGACGGTACCGGTCGCGACCGCGGCGAGCACCGACGTATGGCGGAATTCCTCCCGTGCGTACGGGTTGGAGATGTGCACCTCGATGAGCGGTGCGGTCCGCTGGGCCGCCGCGTCGCGCATCCCGTACGAGTAGTGCGTGAACGCGCCCGGGTTCAGCACGACCGGGATGGCACCGTCGGCGGCCTCGTGCAGCCAGCGGATCATCTCGCCCTCATCGTTGGTCTCGCGTACGTCCACGTCGAAGCCGAGTTCCTTGCCGAGGTCCCGGCAGGCGTCCACGAGGCCCGCGTACGAGGTGGAGCCGTAGACGTCCGGTTCGCGGGAGCCCAGCCGCCCGAGGTTCGGGCCGTTGAGGACGAGCACCCGGCGGCTCATACGGACACCTCGCCGAAGGCGGCGAGCAGCACGGCCGGATCGGGGCCCTCCAGCACGGTCGGCTTCGCCAGTCCGTCCAGGACGATGAACCGCAGCAGGTCGCCCCGGGACTTCTTGTCGACCTTCATGGTCTCCAGGAGCTTGGGCCACTGGTCGCCGCGGTAGGTGAGCGGAAGCCCGACGGACTCCAGGACCGTGCGGTGGCGCTCGGCGGTCGCGTCGTCCAGCCGCCCGGCCAGCCGACCCAGTTCGGCGGCGAAGACCATGCCGACGGAGACCGCGGCGCCGTGCCGCCACTTGTAGCGCTCGTTCTTCTCGATCGCGTGCGCCAGTGTGTGGCCGTAGTTGAGGATCTCACGCAGTCCGGACTCCTTGAGGTCGCTGGACACGACCTGCGCCTTGACCCGGATGGAGCGTTCGATCAGCTCCGCTGTGTGCGGTCCTGCCGGGGTACGCGCGGCCTGCGGGTCGGCCTCGATCAGTTCGAGGATCGCGGGGTCGGCGATGAATCCGGCCTTGATGATCTCGGCCATCCCGCTGACGTAGTCGTGCACCGGCAGCGAGTCGAGGGCGCCGAGGTCGCAGAGCACCCCGGCAGGCGGGTGGAAGGCACCGACCAGGTTCTTGCCCTCGGCGGTGTTGATGCCGGTCTTGCCGCCGACGGCCGCGTCGACCATGCCGAGCACCGTCGTCGGCACGGCGATCCAGCGCACCCCGCGCAGCCAGCTGGCGGCGACGAATCCGGCGAGGTCGGTGGTGGCTCCGCCACCGACGCCCACGATGACGTCGGTGCGGGTGAACCCGGTCTGTCCGAGCGCCTTCCAGCAGTACGCGGCGACCTCGGCGGTCTTCGCCTCCTCGGCGTTCGGTACCTGAATGGCGACGGCGTCGTACCCCTCGTCGGCGAGGTCTTGGCGGATCGCTTCGCCGGTCTCGGCGAGCGCCTCGGGATGGATGACGGCGACACGCTTCGCTTTGGAGCCGATCAGCCCGGGGAGTTCACCGAGCAGCCGACGGCCGACGAGCACCTCGTAAGAGTCCGTGCCGGCCGTCCCGGCGACCTGGATGCGGGTGACTGCCTGGTCCTGGGCCTGATCGGTCATGTGTCCTTCGCTTCGAGTGCGTCGAGGATCGCCTGCGCGACCTCTTCTGGGGTGCGCTCGTCGGTGGCGACGACGACGCGCGCGGCTTCCGTGTACAGATGGCGCCGGGCTTCCATCAGCTCGCGCCACTGGCGGCGCGGGTTGACTGCGAGCAGTGGGCGGGCGGTGTTCAGCCCGACGCGCCGCACGGCCTCCTCGACGTCCATGGAGAGGTAGACGACGGGCAGCGGGGCCAGCAGCTCCCGAGTGCCGGCGTCGAGGATCGCCCCCCCGCCGAGGGACAGCACGCCGGTGTGCTCGGCGACGGCATCGCGCACCGCGGCACGCTCCAGCTCGCGGAAGCGCGGTTCGCCGTCCTCGATGAAGATGTCCGAGATCTCCCGGCCATCGGCGGCGACGATGTCGGCATCGGTGTCCCGGTACCCGATGCCCAGACGCTCGGCGAGCAGGGCGCCGACGGTGGACTTGCCGACGCCCATCGGCCCGATCAGCACGACCCGCGGTCCCGCGGCCGGGTGCGTACCGCTCACCGGATGGCCAGGTGATCGAGGTACGACCGCACGTTGCGATGGGTTTCGGTGACGCTGTCGCCGCCGAACTTCTCGGCGACGGCGTCGGCGAGTACCAGCGCGACCATGGCCTCGGCGACGATCCCGGCGGCCGGCACGGCGCACACGTCGGAGCGCTGGTGGTGCGCGGCAGCGGCCTCCCCGGTGACCACATCGATGGTCTTCAGGGCCCGGGGAACGGTGGCGATGGGCTTCATCGCGGCGCGTACGCGGAGCAGTTCGCCGGTGGTGAGCCCGCCCTCGGTGCCACCCGAGCGGCCGGATGCGCGCCGGATGCCGTCGTCGGTGGCGACGATCTCGTCATGCGCCTGCGAGCCGGGCACCCTTGCCAGTTCGAAGCCGTCGCCGACCTCGACGCCCTTGATGGCCTGGATGCCCATGAGCGCGGCGGCGAGCCGGGCGTCGAGACGGCGGTCCCAGTGCACGTGGGAGCCGAGGCCGACGGGCACCCCGTAGGCGAGCACCTCGACCACTCCGCCGAGGGTGTCGCCGTCCTTGTGGGCCTGGTCGATCTCGGCGACCATCGCCTTCGACGCCTCGGCGTCGAGGCAGCGCACCGGGTCGGCGTCCAGCTTCTCGACATCGGCGGGGGTCGGGTACACGCCGTACGGCGCCTTCGCCCCGGCCAGCTCCACGACATGGGAGACGATCTCGATGCCCGCGGCCTCCTTGAGGTAGGAGCGGGCCACGGCACCGAGGGCGACTCGGGCAGCGGTCTCCCGGGCACTGGCGCGCTCCAGGATCGGCCGGGCTTCGTCGAAGCCGTACTTCTGCATGCCGGCGAGGTCGGCGTGGCCGGGACGGGGGCGGGTCAGAGGGGCGTTCCTCGCCAGTGCGGCCAGCTCGTCCGGGTCCACCGGGTCCGCTGCCATGACCTTGTCCCACTTGGGCCACTCGGTGTTGCCGACCATGACCGCGACCGGGGAGCCGAGCGTCAGCCCGTGCCGTACGCCCCCGAGGAAGGTGACCTCGTCCCGCTCGAACTTCATCCGCGCACCGCGTCCATAGCCGAGGCGGCGCCTGGCCAGGTGATCGGCCACCATCTCGGTGGAGACCGGGACGCCGGCGGGAAGGCCCTCCAGCGTCGCCACCAGTGCGGGGCCATGCGACTCCCCCGCGGTCAGCCAGCGCAACCTGCTCAACGGTGCTCCTCTTGCTCACGCCCGGAATGCGACGGCGCGACCTTCGGGTGCCTCCCGGCAATGGCTCGGGCGCGTGCGCCTTGGTCCGCCTCCTTCGATCCTCCCACGTCCGGGATGTGAGGTTGATCGTGGTCCAGCTTTCGGACTCCCGCGTCCACCCCCGTGCCGCCGTCCGGAGCCTCTGGGCACCTACGCCGCGGTCGCCTGCGGTGCGGGCGGGTCCGCGGGTGCATGCCACCGCGCGCGGAGCGGACGGCGCACGCCACGACACACCGCGAAACCGGCGTGGGGTGAAGGCTCACAACCCCACGTCCCGCGGAGTGTGCTCAGCGCTCCGCGAGGGCTCGCTCACCGGCAGCGCGCATCGCGTCCAGCGGCCCCGGGCTGCGGCCCGTCATCAGCTCGACCTGGAGGACGGCCTGGTGCACCAGCAGGTCGAGCCCGCCGACGACGGTTCCGCCCTGCTCCGCCCAGGAGTCCGCGAGAGGGGTCGGCCACGGGTCGTACACCACGTCGAAGAGGGTGCCGGGGCGCTCCGGGACATAGGGCGCGAGCACATCGGTGGCGCCGGCCGGGGTGGTGGCGATGACCAGCGGCGCGTCGAAGGCGTGGACGGCCTCCGCCCAGTCGGCGGTGTGGACCTCCACTCCGAGGCGCTCGCCCCGGCCCCGCATCTCCTCCGCGCGGGCGCGGGTGCGTACGTAGGCGGTGACCGGTCCGCTGCAGATCCGGGCGAGTGCGGCGAGCGCGGAGGAAGCGGTGGCACCGGCGCCGAGCACGGCCGCGTGATCGACCTTGTCCACGCCACGCTCCCGCAGCGCGGCGACCATGCCGGGGATGTCGGTGTTGTCGCCGATACGCATGCCGTCCTCGGTGAACACCACGGTGTTGACGGTCTCCACGGATGCCGCGGTCGCGCTGATCCGGTCGAGCAGCGGGATGATCGCGCGCTTGAGCGGCATGGTCAGCGACAGCCCGGCCCAGCCGGACCCGAGCTGCCGGATGAAGCCCGGCAGCTCCGCCTCGTTCACCTCGAAGCGGTCGTAGCTCCAGTCGCCGAGGCCGAGCGCGGCGTACGCGGCACGGTGCAGCACGGGAGACAGTGAGTGGGCGATCGGAGACCCCAGGACTGCGGCCCTGCGGGGGCCGTCAGCTGCCGCGCTGCTCATTGAACTTGTCCTTCAGCTTCTGGAACTCGGTGTGCGTCTTGGCGAACTCGGTCTTGTGCTCACCGTCGGTGGCGACGAAGTACATCCAGCCTTCGGCCGTCGGGTTGGTCGACGCCAGCAGCGCCTTCTGCCCGGGGTTGCCGATGGGGCCCGGAGTGAGGCCCTTCTGGGTGTACGTGTTGTACGGATCCTGGTTGCTGTTGATCTCGGATTCGCTGATGTCGATCTCGCTCTGGCCCTTCAGGTAGTTGAAGGCGGAGTCGAACTGGAGCAGCTGATTCGTTTCCGTGTTGGTGGGCTTGAGCCGGTTGTAGACGACCTCGGCCATCTTCCGGTAGTCGACCTCGGTCTTGCCTTCGGCCTGGACCAGGCTGGCCACGGTGAGCAGTTCCCAGGGGCTGTCGAGCCCGACCTTCTTCGCCTTGGCCTCCAGGTCGGCCTTGTCGTACTCCTGGTTTGCTCGGACGACCATCTTCTTGAGGATGGCCTCGGGCTTGGCGCCCTTGGCGACCGGATAGGTCGCGGGGAAGAGGAATCCTTCCAGCGGGTCCTTGACGTTCTTGTGCCCCTTGGCCCACTCGGGCAGGCCGAGGCTGTCGGCCTGCTCCTTGGCGATGGTCTCCGTCGTCCCTGGCTTGAGTTCGAGGCGTTTGTCGATCTGCTCGTAGACCCAGACGTTGCGCTGACCCTCGGGGATGCTGAAGCCGTTGCGGCTGTCGGCACGGAGCATCATCTCAACGGCGCTCGCCGCCGACATGCCCTTCTTCAGCGTGTACACACCGTCCTGGATCTTGCCCCCGTTGGGGTTGGCGCCCTGCGCGGCGACGAAGGCGTCGACGCTCTTCACCACGCCCGCGTTCTTGAGAGCGTTGCCGATGTCGGCGCCGGTCGCACCCGGCTGGATCTCGACCTGGACAGAGCCGTTGCCACTGCCCTCGAAGTCAGGCGCGGCACCGAACTTGTCCTGCCAGAACTGGTACCCGACATAGCTCACACCGCCGACGCTCCCGGCAAGCACGACGGCGACGAACAGGCAGGCGATACCGCTGCGGCCTTTCTTCTGCTTCTTGGTGCCTCTGCCGTTCCTGCCGCCCGTGTCGCGGTCCCCGCCCGAACCGCGGCGGGAGGCATCGGGCTCATCGCCGTCGCCTTCGTCGGAGTCCTCGCCGGTGAAGAAGGGGTGGGTCTCCTCCTCCTGCTGCTCTTCCCACTCGCCGCTCGCCGGTTCCGGGTCGGCCACCGAAGCGCCGCGGCGGCCCGGAGGCCGCGGCGGCGGATAGGCGTCGGGGGTGCCGTAGAGGTCGGGCCGCTCGTCCCCGAAGGGTGCGGCGGCGACGGGCTCGTACGGCATCGCGGCCTGCTGGGCGGTGTCCCAGCTTCCGGCGCCGTACTGGTACTGCGGCTGCTGCTGCCCGGCGTAGCCCTGGCCGCCGTAATCCTGGCCGCCGTATCCCTGTGCGGGGTACTGCCGGTCCACGTACGGGTGCGAGCCCGTGCCGTAGACCTGCTGGTCGGTGTGCTGCTGGTACGGCTGCTCCTGGTAGCCACCGTAGGGCTGCTGAGGCTGGTACGAGTGCTGCTGCTGGTACTGCCCGTACTGCTGGTGCTGGTCGTTCCCGTGCTGATGGTGCTGCTGGTACTGGTCGTCCCCGTACTGCTGGGTGCCGTAGCCCTGCTCATGACCGGGGGGTGCCTGATGACCGGCCCATCCGTGGTCCCCGCCGTGGCCCTGCTGCCCGTGGGCGGAAGGTGCGGCGGGGTCCTCGGGATGCCACGGTTCGGAGCCGGGGCTCCGGCCATATTCAGTCATCGGTCCCCAAACGGCCGTGAGGCGCCCGGGTCGGCTCGCCTCTACGTAGTGCGGCAGCTGTTCGAATAGCGGGCCGCATCGCGCGGAACGTTACCGTATCGCGATCAGATGACCACTTCGACGCTCTCCCCGGGAGGATTACCCGATACCCGTTCGGACTCAAGAGCGTTCTGGAGGATGATCACAGCCGCAGCCTGGTCGATGACCGAGCGGCCCTTCCGGGATTTCACACCGGACGCCCTCAGCCCCGCCGCCGCCGACACCGTGGTCATCCGCTCGTCGACAAGCCGCACCGGCACCGGCGCGATACCGCGGGCCAGTTCCCGGGCGAAGGCCCTGACCTTGGCCGCGGCCGGGCCTTCCCCGCCGCTGAGCGAGCGGGGCAGGCCCACCACCACCTCGATCGGTTCGTACTCATCGGCGATCTGGAGCAGCCGCCGGTGGGCGGCCGGGACGTCGCGTCCCGGCACGGTCTCCACCGGGGTGGCAAGAACCCCGTCGGGGTCGCACGAGGCGACCCCGATCCGGGCGTCCCCGACATCGATCGCGAGACGGCGGCCTCGGCGCATGACGGATGTCACGCCGATTCGGCCACAAGGCGCTCGACGGCGTCGATGGCCTCGCCGATCGCGTCCGGGTTCTGGCCGCCGCCCTGGGCGACGTCCGGCTTGCCGCCGCCACCGCCGCCGAGGGTCTTGGCGGCAGTACGGACCAGGTCGCCGGCCTTGAGGCCTCGCTCACGGGCGGACTCGTTGGTGGCGATCACGGTCAGCGGACGGCCGCCCGTCGTCGTGAACAGCGCCACGACGGCAGGGCGATCCCCCGCCCCCGACAGCTGCTGCAGCC
This DNA window, taken from Streptomyces sp. SCSIO 30461, encodes the following:
- a CDS encoding aspartate carbamoyltransferase catalytic subunit, with the protein product MKRHLISAADLTRDDAVLVLDTAEEMARVADRPIKKLPTLRGRTVVNLFFEDSTRTRISFEAAAKRLSADVINFSAKGSSVSKGESLKDTALTLEAMGADAVVIRHHASGAPYRLANSGWIDGAVVNAGDGTHEHPTQALLDAFTMRRRLVGRDAGMGRDLEGRRITIVGDVLHSRVARSNVHLLHTLGADVTLVAPPTLVPVGVGSWPCEVSYDLDAVLQKSDAVMMLRVQRERMNAAFFPTEREYSRRYGLDGDRMARMPEHAIVMHPGPMNRGMEITAEVADSDRCTAVEQVANGVSIRMAVLYLLLGGSEPAVSAPNARTEETK
- the pyrR gene encoding bifunctional pyr operon transcriptional regulator/uracil phosphoribosyltransferase PyrR is translated as MDAHSSDGARPVLEGPDIARVLTRIAHEIVERAKGAEDVVLLGIPTRGIHLARRLAGKLAEITGRTVPVGSLDITMYRDDLRLRPARALARTDIPAAGIDGRLVVLVDDVLFSGRTIRAALDALNDIGRPRAVQLAVLVDRGHRELPIRADYVGKNLPTSLRETVKVQLAEEDGRDTVLLGTGEATPAGRQ
- the bldD gene encoding transcriptional regulator BldD, yielding MSSEYAKQLGAKLRAIRTQQGLSLHGVEEKSQGRWKAVVVGSYERGDRAVTVQRLAELADFYGVPVQELLPGTTPGGAAEPPPKLVLDLERLAHVPAEKAGPLQRYAATIQSQRGDYNGKVLSIRQDDLRTLAVIYDQSPSVLTEQLISWGVLDADARRAVAHEEG
- the nusB gene encoding transcription antitermination factor NusB; its protein translation is MAARNKARKRAFQILFEADQRGASVQTVLADWIRHARTDDRQPPVSEYTMELVEGYAKHADRIDELIATYAVGWTLDRMPVVDRNILRLGAYELVWVDETPDAVVIDEAVQLAKEFSTDESPSFVNGLLARMKDLKPSLRREA
- the efp gene encoding elongation factor P — encoded protein: MATTNDLKNGMVLKLDNDQLWSVVEFQHVKPGKGPAFVRTKLKNVLSGKIVDKTFNAGIKVETATVDRRDMQFSYMDGEYFVFMDMQTYDQLHVARAAVGDAANFLIEGFTATVATHEGEVLYVELPAAVELVIQETEPGVQGDRSTGGTKPATLETGYTIQVPLFITTGEKIKVDTRSGDYLGRVNS
- a CDS encoding aminopeptidase P family protein, which gives rise to MSEVFAARRGRLRDRFAAAGSAAALVSRPANVRYLAGAAPPGAVLLLGPEGPCDDTLVCPGTPSGDASEGRLDESMRQTVLSADDTDPAVAAAQAARAAGADSLAVEEHHLTVARHRALGSVASQLHLCDLGGAVEQQRMVKDEEEIACIRIAAEIADQALGELLESILVGRTERHLALELERRLVDHGADGPAFPTSVATGPNAGLSGHRPSDRRVEEGDFLSVCLGANYRGYRCEIGRTFVIGTTPADWQIELYDLVFAAQRAGREALTPGAAFRDVDRAARQVLNAAGHADGLTPWIGHGVGLEIDEDPQLAPAAMGKLDACVPVTVEPGVHLPGRGGVRIDDTLVVRQEADGGPELLTITTKELLAL
- a CDS encoding AAA family ATPase, with amino-acid sequence MHDAGGAPLPPGGSGPAGGPTAWGYRQQARHPAPPPRPPHPVAPPSGPPPHGVSAPPAGPTPQNPPTGHPGGPSQGARSAPQIPPAPGWTAPAQPGHPSVPAAPPDSTGHLRLPPGGPVTLPRSVPQDSGTGSAMLAVLLIGPAGAGKTTVARHWASSRRVPTAHISLDDVREWVCSGFADPQSGWDDRSEAQYRLARRTCGFAARNFLANGISCILDDAVFPDRPVVGLGGWKRHVGPGLLPVVLLPGLDVVLERNAERSGNRRLSDEEVAGIHGRMAGWYGSGLPIIDNSNYDVETTSRVLDEVLARALASPPAW
- the aroQ gene encoding type II 3-dehydroquinate dehydratase, producing the protein MSRRVLVLNGPNLGRLGSREPDVYGSTSYAGLVDACRDLGKELGFDVDVRETNDEGEMIRWLHEAADGAIPVVLNPGAFTHYSYGMRDAAAQRTAPLIEVHISNPYAREEFRHTSVLAAVATGTVAGFGIGSYRLALRALADELGG
- the aroB gene encoding 3-dehydroquinate synthase, with product MTDQAQDQAVTRIQVAGTAGTDSYEVLVGRRLLGELPGLIGSKAKRVAVIHPEALAETGEAIRQDLADEGYDAVAIQVPNAEEAKTAEVAAYCWKALGQTGFTRTDVIVGVGGGATTDLAGFVAASWLRGVRWIAVPTTVLGMVDAAVGGKTGINTAEGKNLVGAFHPPAGVLCDLGALDSLPVHDYVSGMAEIIKAGFIADPAILELIEADPQAARTPAGPHTAELIERSIRVKAQVVSSDLKESGLREILNYGHTLAHAIEKNERYKWRHGAAVSVGMVFAAELGRLAGRLDDATAERHRTVLESVGLPLTYRGDQWPKLLETMKVDKKSRGDLLRFIVLDGLAKPTVLEGPDPAVLLAAFGEVSV